TCCTGATGGACTATCTGAAGAATGCCGCGCCTTTCTGGAAGAAGCAGCACCTCGTCAGTGGTGAGGTCAGCGACTGGGTCGAGGCGAAGGCAACCGACGAGGAAGCACTCAAGCGCTGGGGAAAAACCAAATGAACCGTGTCGCAGTTGGTTCACTCATCATCGGCTTTCTGGCCGTCCTGGTACTGCTGGTTTTGTCATTGTCCGCTCGCAGTGACGAACCCGGAGGTGAGATCAGGGATGTTACCTGGCTTGCCGAAGACATCGACGGGCGCGGTGTCATTGATAATGCGCAAACGGCTCTGACGATCAATGCCGACGGATCTGCGAACGGATCGGGCGGCTGCAATCGCTTCATGACCAGCGCCACGATCGATGGATCCAATCTGTCTTTCAAACCGGCGGCTGCAACACGCATGATGTGTCCGCCCGCCCTGATGGATCAAGAACAAAAGTTCTTCTCCGCACTTGAACGGACGCGGTCCTACGCAATCGATGCCGACACCGGCAAACTGCTGCTGCACGACGACGCCGGAAAAACCATCGTCCAGTTGGCAAAGCAGAATTGATTGATCCAAAACAAAAAAAGCCGGGCATTTCACCCGGCTTTTTTTATTCGCGCAGCCGAGTATCAGCCGACGATTTCAGTACCGGAAAACCAGTAGGCAATTTCTTCTGCGGCAGTCTCGGGGGCATCGGAACCATGAACCGAGTTCTCGCCGATCGAGAGGGCAAAAATCTTGCGGATCGTGCCTTCGTCGGCATTGGCCGGGTTGGTCGCGCCCATGATTTCACGGTTACGGGCAATGGCATTCTCGCCTTCGAGAACCTGAACGATAGTCGGGCCTGAGGACATGGACTCAACCAGCTCGCCGAAGAATGGACGTTCCTTGTGCACAGCGTAGAAGCCTTCGGCTTCGCGGCGGCTCATCCACACGCGCTTGGAAGCTACAACGCGAAGGCCAGCTTCTTCAAACTTCTGGGTGATGGCACCGGTCAGATTGCGGCGGGTCGCGTCGGGCTTGATCATCGAAAAAGTACGTTCAATTGCCATGGAATGAAACCTTGTCATTTGGGGGAATGGTGGCGGCTCTATAGCGGGAGCAGGCCCATTTGCCAATAGACCATTTGCCAATCCATTGCGGTGGCAGACCATTTCAAGGTCGTTTGGGCACTGGTTCCCTCGCGGGTGCTACGCTACGCTTGCTGATTGTCAGTGCTGCAACAAGCGCACTCAAGACAGCAAGGCCCGCAGCTCCAAACATGATGAGCCGATAGGCATTGGTCAGAGCATTGACGTCCATCGAGGAAAGTTCCGATCCGCCGACGGCAAGCCCCAAAGCCGCCACCGCTACAAGTCCCCCGCCCCGTGCCGCCGCATTGTTGACACCGGATGCCGTGCCGCTTTTTTCATCCGGGGCGGAATCGAAGACGGTGGTCGTCAGCGGCGGAATGCTGACTGTCATGCCGATGCCAACTACGATCAGCCCAGGCAGGAAGCCGATCCAATAGCCTGGATATTCGCCAGACACTGCCAGGATCACAAAGCCAACTGCCGTCGCCAAGGGGCCGATAATCAGCAGTATTCGCGACCCGATCCGTTCGACCAGCCCTCCGATCCAGCGCGATCCCAACCCCATGATCAGCGAGAAAGGCAAGAGGGCCGCCCCTGCCGCGGTCGCGCTGTACTTATGGACCTCGATCAACAGGAATGGCAGCAGGAACAAGGCTCCGCTAAGCGCGGCATACAGCAGAACGGTAATGCCGTTGGCGCCTGCAAAATCTCGATCGCGGAATAGCGACAGCGCCATAACCGGCGCGACAGACCGAGATTCTGCAATGATGAACAGCACGCCCGCGGGAACGGCTGCAGCAATGGCGAGCCCGCCAATCAGACCGCTACCCTCGCCAGAAGCAATTAATCCGTAGCTGAGTAATCCGAGAGCCAGCACCGCGAGCGCTGAGCCGCGCAGATCGAGGGGCTCGGATGCGCCTTTGCTGCGGTCGTCGGCCGGCAACTTCCACGCGAGGAACAATGCGACGGCGGCAATTGGTGGATTGATGTAGAAGATGGAGCGCCAGCCCACCGTATCGACCAGCCACCCGCCAAACGGAGGTCCCAGAGCCATCGTGAGCGCGCCAGCCCCCGCCCATGTTCCGATCGCCCGCCCGCGTGCCTCCCCCCTGAATGCGGCACTGATAATGGCAAGGCTGGCAGGCACCAGCATCGCAGCGCTCGCACCCTGCAACAGCCGCATCGCTATCAGCCATCCGGCCGATGGTGCCAAACCACATCCCATCGAGGCAACGGCAAAGCCGATGAGACCGGCGATGAAAATACGCCGCCGGCCGAAGCGATCACCAACCGACCCGCCAAGCAGAATGAGACTTGCAAGCATCAGCATATAACCATTGACCACCCATTGCATGGTGGCAAGGCTTGACCCGAAGCTCCCCTGAATCGCAGGGAGCGCGACGTTCACCACGGAACCATCGATGAAGCTCAAGCTCGAGCCGAGAATTGTGGCGGGCAGAACCCACTGGGTCTTGCCATTCGTCCCTTTCGGCTGTCTCGCATCAGGCGTTTCGCAGGGGAGGAGTTGCGGGCCCGTCATTTCAATTCTCGCGGCAAAATGATTTCATGGAAACAACTCCTCCTTCAGATATCATTATGTCAATAACGCAACCTTATTTATAGAGAGCCAATGTAATGGAACAGCATTTCAGGATGCTTGCCGCATATAACCGCTGGGTAAACCAACGGCTCTATGCCGCGGCAGCCGAGCTCAATGACGAAGAATACCGGCGCGACATGCGCGCATTCTTCACTTCGTTGCACGGCACCCTGAACCATCTGCTGGTGACCGATCGTATCTGGCTCTACCGTTTTACTGGCCAAGGAGATGCCCCGAAAACATTGGATGCGATCCTGTTCGAAAAACTGGAGGCGTTGAAGGCTGCACGAGAAACAGAGGACGCGCGTATCATCAGCTGGATCGACGGCCTGGACAGCTCGGATATTGCCGGGCGCTTTACCTATACGACGGTCAGCGACATGCGGACGATCAGTCAGCGTCTTGCGCCGGCGCTCTCACATCTCTTTAACCACCAAACGCACCATCGTGGTCAGGCCCACGCCATTTTGACAGCACTCGGCAAAGCTGCTCCATCCTTTGATCTCATCCAGTTCCAGCGGACAGAAGAAGGCAGACCTTATTCATAAGGTGTTGTGAAGTCTCTTTACCTCAAGCGCACGGCAGATATGCAACAGTACAGTCTTGCGGAAAAGCCATTTCCCGTGCAAAAGCGCGGCCATGCTTATTCTCGACGATATATCCGTGCGTATGGCCGGCCGCCTGCTCATCGACCACGCCAGCCTGAATCTGCCATCTGGCACCAAGGCTGGACTGGTCGGGCGCAATGGCGCGGGCAAATCAACGCTGTTCAAGGTGATTACCGGTGAACTTCACGCGGAAACCGGGGATTTCTTCCTGCCGAAGAACATCAAGATCGGTCAGGTGGCGCAGGAAGCACCGGGCACCGAGGATTCCTTGATCGAGATCGTGCTTGCCGCCGATACCGAGCGCACTGACTTGCTTGCAGAGGCCGAGACAGCCACCGACCCGCATCGTATCGCCGATATCCATATTCGGCTTGCCGATATCGATGCGCATTCCGCCGAGGCGCGCGCCGGTGCGATCCTGTCAGGACTTGGCTTCGACGCGGAAGCGCAGAAACGTCCGGCTTCATCATTCTCGGGCGGGTGGCGCATGCGTGTCGCCCTCGCCGCTGTTCTTTTCGCCGAGCCGGACCTTTTGCTTCTCGACGAGCCGACCAACTATCTCGACCTTGAAGGCACTTTGTGGCTCGAGGATTATGTGCGCCGTTACCCGCACACTGTGATCCTGATCAGCCATGACCGCGATCTTCTGAACTCCGCGGTGAACTCGATCATCCATCTCGACCAGACCAAGCTGACGCTTTGGCAGGGCAACTACGATCAATTCGAGAAGCTTCGCAGCGAAGCACTCGAATTGCAGCAGAAGCAGCGCGTGAAGCAGGAAGCACAACGGAGCCACATGGAGGCTTTCGTCGAGCGTTTCCGTGCCAAGGCATCCAAGGCCAAACAGGCGCAGTCCCGGCTGAAGGCACTGCAGAAACTGAAGCCGATTTCGGCCCATATCGAAGACCACGTGATGCCGTTTCATTTTCCGGAACCGGAAAAAGTGGTGGCCTCGCCGATCATCGCGATTGAAAGCGGTGAGGTCGGCTACACGCCGGGTAGACCCATTCTCAAGCATCTCAATTTGCGTATCGATGCGGATGACCGTATTGCCCTGCTCGGCTCGAACGGCAATGGTAAATCGACACTGGCCAAGCTGATCGGCGGTCGCCTGCCCTTGCAAAAAGGCAAGATGACCGTGGCGCCGAACCTGAAAATCTCGTTCTTTGCCCAGCATCAGCTCGATGATCTGATCCCTGAGGACAACGCGATCGAGCATGTGCGCAAATTGATGCCGGATGCGCCGGAATCGAAGGTGCGTGCCCGCGTTTCACGCATGGGCCTGGCCACTGTGAAGATGAACACGGCGGCAAAAGACCTTTCCGGCGGTGAGAAAGCCCGGCTTTTGATGGGTCTTGCCACCTTCCAGGGTCCGAACCTGCTCATCCTCGACGAGCCGACGAACCATCTCGACATCGACAGCCGTGAAGCACTGATGCACGCGCTCAATGATTTCGACGGCGCTGTCATCCTGATCGCTCATGACAGACATTTGATCGAAGCGACCATGGACCGGCTTTGGCTGGTGCGTGATGGCGGCGTTGCGCCCTATGATGGCGATCTCGATGCCTATCGCTCGCTGGTCTTGGCCGATGCGAAAGCCGAGCGGTCAGGTAACAAGATCGTGGTGGAAGAAGGCCAGAAACTGAGCAAGGCCGAGCAACGCAAACTTGCCGCGCAGAAGCGTGAAGCCTTGAAGCCTTTGCAAAAGAAAATCCAGGAAGCGGAGGCACAGGTGCATCGCTTTCAGAAAAAGATCGACTCGCTGCAGATTCAGCTTGCTGATCCGGTCATCTATACGCGCGAACCCGCAAAGGCGACGCAGATCGGCAAGGAAATTGGCTACGCCAAGTCTTCGCTCGCCCGCGCGGAAGAAGAGTGGCTGACACTTTCCGGCGAATATGAAGAGGCGATGACCGAGCTGGCGCAGTAGCGCCAGTTTCAAGCACCGGCATTTGGAATAACAGCGGTTGTATAGAGGCAATGTAACTGCCAGCCGAGCGGTTCATAGAGTGCACGGCCATCGGGCGTTGCCACGAGTGCCGCGCGTTGCATGCCTTTTTCTCGAGAAAGCATTTCGAGCCGCTTCATGACAGACCGACCGAGCCCCTTGCGGCGATGGTTCTCATGGGTACTTATCCGGTCATAGACGGCCAAATCCCCAGGAAATCCGATCCGTCCCGTGGCTGCGATCTCCCCGTCCCTGTCAAGGATATTCACGATGGTTACGCCATCATACACCTGATGGTCACATACATAGCCATCCGGCAAAGAGGTGGTTTCGCCTTGCATGCGCCCGGACAGCAACATCATGAATGCGGGAGATTGGATATGCCAACGTGCCGGCAGATTCGGCTGGACAAACTCCGGCGGCGCACAGACCTTCAGAAAGATCGCGGGCTCGGAAATGGCCTCGGCATGCTGACGGACACAATCGGAATATCCTGAGAAAACATAACGCCTCAACTGATCCGGAAGACCGACTTCGACACGATAGCCCCCGTTCTCGAAAACGGGTGGCGCTACCTGACGGGTTAGCGCCCACCCTTCCACCCAGATTCTGACTATTGCAGGATCCGCTTTCAAATTTTTCTCATTTGCTGACATGCAGATTCTATAGCTGCTTCCGCAACTCAATCGCCAGCAGATTTTTCTTGCGCGTTGGCAAGGCGAACCCGGCCACGAACGCACCAACGCCGATGACGGTCGAAACGGCAAAGACGATTATCGTGGCGTCGCGCAGGGCCGCCGGTGTCGCGGCTTCAGGATAGCCCACGGCATTGGCAACGAGACCAGCGAGAGCGGCGCCGATCGCATAACCAACGGATTGCAGGGTCGGCAACAGGGCCGAGGCACGGTCCCGTTCGCCGCTTCGCGCTGATTCCATGACCGACTGGCTGAGAAAACCCCAGCTGACGCCGAAGCCAGTGCCAATGGCGATCTGACCCAGCATTACGACCAGCGGCATATCGACGAAGAAGCCGAAGACGATTGTAGCGAGGCCCGCGACGAGCAGTGTCGGTCCGAGCCGTATCAACCATGCACGGCGACGCTGGTCCTGTATGTTGGCAACGAGGATGGCAACGGTACTCCATGCAATGGCGAACGTAGCATTGAAGGCACCTGCCTTTGTCGGGCCGTAACCCCAGAGGTTCTGCAGGG
This is a stretch of genomic DNA from Phyllobacterium zundukense. It encodes these proteins:
- a CDS encoding ABC-F family ATP-binding cassette domain-containing protein, giving the protein MLILDDISVRMAGRLLIDHASLNLPSGTKAGLVGRNGAGKSTLFKVITGELHAETGDFFLPKNIKIGQVAQEAPGTEDSLIEIVLAADTERTDLLAEAETATDPHRIADIHIRLADIDAHSAEARAGAILSGLGFDAEAQKRPASSFSGGWRMRVALAAVLFAEPDLLLLDEPTNYLDLEGTLWLEDYVRRYPHTVILISHDRDLLNSAVNSIIHLDQTKLTLWQGNYDQFEKLRSEALELQQKQRVKQEAQRSHMEAFVERFRAKASKAKQAQSRLKALQKLKPISAHIEDHVMPFHFPEPEKVVASPIIAIESGEVGYTPGRPILKHLNLRIDADDRIALLGSNGNGKSTLAKLIGGRLPLQKGKMTVAPNLKISFFAQHQLDDLIPEDNAIEHVRKLMPDAPESKVRARVSRMGLATVKMNTAAKDLSGGEKARLLMGLATFQGPNLLILDEPTNHLDIDSREALMHALNDFDGAVILIAHDRHLIEATMDRLWLVRDGGVAPYDGDLDAYRSLVLADAKAERSGNKIVVEEGQKLSKAEQRKLAAQKREALKPLQKKIQEAEAQVHRFQKKIDSLQIQLADPVIYTREPAKATQIGKEIGYAKSSLARAEEEWLTLSGEYEEAMTELAQ
- a CDS encoding MFS transporter; amino-acid sequence: MTGPQLLPCETPDARQPKGTNGKTQWVLPATILGSSLSFIDGSVVNVALPAIQGSFGSSLATMQWVVNGYMLMLASLILLGGSVGDRFGRRRIFIAGLIGFAVASMGCGLAPSAGWLIAMRLLQGASAAMLVPASLAIISAAFRGEARGRAIGTWAGAGALTMALGPPFGGWLVDTVGWRSIFYINPPIAAVALFLAWKLPADDRSKGASEPLDLRGSALAVLALGLLSYGLIASGEGSGLIGGLAIAAAVPAGVLFIIAESRSVAPVMALSLFRDRDFAGANGITVLLYAALSGALFLLPFLLIEVHKYSATAAGAALLPFSLIMGLGSRWIGGLVERIGSRILLIIGPLATAVGFVILAVSGEYPGYWIGFLPGLIVVGIGMTVSIPPLTTTVFDSAPDEKSGTASGVNNAAARGGGLVAVAALGLAVGGSELSSMDVNALTNAYRLIMFGAAGLAVLSALVAALTISKRSVAPAREPVPKRP
- a CDS encoding DinB family protein, producing the protein MEQHFRMLAAYNRWVNQRLYAAAAELNDEEYRRDMRAFFTSLHGTLNHLLVTDRIWLYRFTGQGDAPKTLDAILFEKLEALKAARETEDARIISWIDGLDSSDIAGRFTYTTVSDMRTISQRLAPALSHLFNHQTHHRGQAHAILTALGKAAPSFDLIQFQRTEEGRPYS
- a CDS encoding META domain-containing protein, giving the protein MNRVAVGSLIIGFLAVLVLLVLSLSARSDEPGGEIRDVTWLAEDIDGRGVIDNAQTALTINADGSANGSGGCNRFMTSATIDGSNLSFKPAAATRMMCPPALMDQEQKFFSALERTRSYAIDADTGKLLLHDDAGKTIVQLAKQN
- the ndk gene encoding nucleoside-diphosphate kinase, encoding MAIERTFSMIKPDATRRNLTGAITQKFEEAGLRVVASKRVWMSRREAEGFYAVHKERPFFGELVESMSSGPTIVQVLEGENAIARNREIMGATNPANADEGTIRKIFALSIGENSVHGSDAPETAAEEIAYWFSGTEIVG
- a CDS encoding GNAT family N-acetyltransferase codes for the protein MKADPAIVRIWVEGWALTRQVAPPVFENGGYRVEVGLPDQLRRYVFSGYSDCVRQHAEAISEPAIFLKVCAPPEFVQPNLPARWHIQSPAFMMLLSGRMQGETTSLPDGYVCDHQVYDGVTIVNILDRDGEIAATGRIGFPGDLAVYDRISTHENHRRKGLGRSVMKRLEMLSREKGMQRAALVATPDGRALYEPLGWQLHCLYTTAVIPNAGA